A genomic region of Aspergillus oryzae RIB40 DNA, chromosome 1 contains the following coding sequences:
- a CDS encoding D-3-phosphoglycerate dehydrogenase (D-3-phosphoglycerate dehydrogenase, D-isomer-specific 2-hydroxy acid dehydrogenase superfamily): protein MHNGTWNKVSNKCWEIRGKTLGIIGYGHIGSQLSVLAEAMGMSVLYYDVVNLMALGTARQVPTLESLLSQSDFVTCHVPELPETKNMIGQRQFEQMRDGSYLINASRGSVVDIPALIHAMRSGKVAGAALDVYPNEPAGNGDYFNSDLNNWTADLRSLKNVILTPHIGGSTEEAQRAIGVEVGDALVRYVNEGTTLGAVNLPEVALRSLTMDEPEHARVIYIHQNIPGVLRKVNEILGDHNVDKQMTDSRGDVAYLMADISNVDNTTIKDLYERLESLSSRIMTRILY from the exons ATGCACAATGGCACTTGGAACAAAGTAAGCAACAAGTGCTGGGAAATACGTGGGAAGACATTGG GTATAATTGGCTACGGCCATATTGGTTCCCAACTATCGGTTCTAGCGGAGGCCATGGGCATGTCAGTTCTTTACTACGATGTAGTGAATCTAATGGCATTAGGCACTGCCCGTCAGGTCCCTACTTTAGAGAGTCTGCTTTCCCAGTCAGACTTCGTCACATGCCATGTGCCGGAACTCCCGGAAACGAAAAACATGATAGGACAACGCCAGTTTGAACAAATGCGGGACGGCAGTTATTTGATTAATGCTAGTCGAGGAAGTGTCGTTGACATCCCGGCATTGATCCACGCGATGCGGTCTGGCAAGGTGGCCGGGGCCGCGCTTGATGTCTACCCGAACGAACCTGCTGGAAATGGGGACTACTTCAATAGCGACCTTAACAACTGGACAGCAGATCTTCGCAGCCTTAAGAACGTAATCCTTACTCCTCACATCGGAGGTAGCACCGAAGAAGCACAGCGTGCAATTGGTGTGGAGGTGGGAGATGCTTTAGTGAGATATGTCAACGAAGGTACAACTTTGGGTGCCGTCAACCTTCCTGAAGTTGCCCTTCGTTCCTTGACCATGGATGAACCGGAACATGCTCGA GTGATCTACATCCATCAAAACATCCCCGGTGTCTTACGGAAAG TGAACGAGATCCTCGGAGACCACAACGTCGACAAGCAAATGACCGATAGCAGAGGTGAC GTGGCCTACCTGATGGCTGATATCAGCAACGTTGATAATACCACTATCAAAGATCTATACGAGAGGCTCGAAAGCCTTTCAT CCCGGATTATGACACGGATATTATACTAA
- a CDS encoding serine--tRNA ligase SES1 (Seryl-tRNA synthetase): MLDIADFVSDRGGNPNKVKESQRKRFAPESVVDEILTLYEEARRARYEVMQIGSQLNGLQKEIGKKKKNKEDASSLLEEKAALEQRKKDAEDLALQKEKQRDSKLRTIGNYVHDSVPVSNNEVGVYRSPKYSFGKGADMHHKDDNVVVKTWVPENVTVEKRDCLSHHEVLTRLDGYDPERGVKIVGHRGYCLTGYGLFLNLALINYGLEFLWGKGYKPNQPPQFMLKDMMAKTAQLEQFDEELYKVTESEDKSTDKYLIATSEQPLSALHDGEWLQDKDLPIKYAGYSTCYRKEAGAHGKDAWGIFRVHQFEKIEQFVLTKPEQSWEAFEEMMATSEEFYKSLGLPYQIVTIVSGALNNAASKKYDLEAWFPFQGEYKELVSCSNCTDYQARALEIRYGTKKATDVKKSYVHALNATLCATERTLCCILENYQKEDGFIVPEPLRKYIPGAPEFLPYTKELPKDSTSQKAKGKQSSKAASGAEEATRKIQDLRV; this comes from the exons ATGCTTGATATCGCTGATTTCGTCAGTGACCGTGGTGGAAACCCAAACAAGGTCAAGGAGAGTCAGCGGAAACGATTCGCTCCAGAGAGTGTCGTCGATGAAATTCTTACACTATATGAGGAAGCCCGCCGAG CACGGTACGAGGTCATGCAGATAGGCTCTCAGCTCAACGGActtcaaaaagaaattggaaagaaaaaaaag aacaaggaagatgcAAGTTCCCTTCTTGAAGAGAAAGCTGCGCTTGAACAACGCAAGAAAGATGCCGAAGACCTAGCTCttcaaaaggaaaagcaaagagacaGCAAACTTCGAACAATTGGTAATTATGTGCATGACTCGGTCCCTGTGAGCAATAACGAAGTAGGTGTCTATCGCTCACCAAAATATTCGTTTGGGAAAGGAGCTGACATGCACCATAAGGACGATAATGTAGTGGTTAAGACATGGGTACCCGAGAATGTCACTGTCGAGAAGCGCGATTGCCTTTCTCATCATGAAGTTCTCACTCGCCTTGACGGCTACGACCCCGAACGTGGTGTTAAGATTGTCGGCCACCGTGGATACTGCTTGACTGGTTATGGGCTTTTCTTGAATCTTGCGCTAATCAACTACGGCCTGGAATTCCTTTGGGGAAAGGGTTACAAGCCGAACCAGCCGCCTCAATTCATGTTGAAGGACATGATGGCAAAAACAGCCCAGCTTGAGCAATTTGACGAGGAATTATATAAGGTAACAGAAAGTGAGGACAAGTCTACAGACAAATACCTCATCGCCACTTCAGAACAACCGTTGTCGGCTTTGCATGATGGTGAATGGCTCCAGGACAAGGATCTCCCAATCAA GTATGCTGGATATAGCACGTGCTACCGCAAAGAAGCAGGAGCTCATGGTAAAGACGCTTGGGGCATTTTCCGCGTCCATCAATTTGAGAAA ATCGAGCAATTCGTCCTTACCAAACCTGAACAATCATGGGAAGCTTttgaggagatgatggcTACTTCGGAAGAGTTCTACAAATCTCTTGGACTTCCCTATCAAATAGTTACCATCGTGTCTGGAGCCTTAAACAATGCGGCGTCTAAGAAATACGACCTTGAAGCTTGGTTCCCATTTCAAGGAGAGTACAAGGAGCTGGTTTCTTGCTCTAACTGCACAGATTATCAAGCCCGGGCTTTGGAAATTCGGTATGGTACTAAGAAAGCAACAGATGTCAAGAAGTCGTATGTTCATGCTTTGAATGCCACCCTGTGTGCTACTGAGCGGACGCTTTGCTGTATTCTTGAGAATTATCAAAAGGAGGAT GGATTTATTGTGCCAGAGCCCCTTCGGAAATACATCCCAGGTGCCCCAGAGTTTCTCCCTTATACTAAGGAACTCCCGAAGGATAGCACTTCTCAGAAAGCCAAGGGCAAGCAGAGCTCTAAGGCAGCAAGTGGTGCGGAAGAAGCCACAAGGAAGATCCAGGATTTACGGGTGTGA
- the rhbA gene encoding Rheb family small GTPase rhbA (Ras-related GTPase), with amino-acid sequence MPTAPKQRKIAIVGSRSVGKSSLTVRFVEHHFVESYYPTIENTFSRIIKYNGQDFATEIVDTAGQKLMLSQDEYSILNSKHFIGIHGYIIVYSVASRQSFDMVRVIRDKILNHLGADYVPLVLVGNKSDLKSEQRQVSLDEGRGLGEDFHCAFTEASARLGYNVEKAFDLMIGEIEKSQNPSQPTGGNKCVVM; translated from the exons ATGCCTACTGCACCAAAGCAGCGAAAGATAGCTATCGTTGGTAGTCGGTCTGTGG GTAAATCTTCTCTTACAGTTCGATTTGTTGAGCATCATTTTGTAGAAAGTTATTACCCGACTATCGAGAACACGTTTAGTCGAATCATCAAGTACAACGGCCAAGATTTTGCAACGGAGATTGTTGACACAGCTGGTCAA AAGCTAATGCTGAGTCAGGATGAATACAGTATCTTGAACTCTAAGCATTTTATTGGGATTCATGGGTATATCATTGTCTATTCGGTGGCGTCCCGCCAGTCTTTCGATATGGTGAGGGTCATTCGAGACAAGATACTAAATCACCTT GGAGCGGATTATGTGCCCCTTGTGCTCGTCGGAAACAAAAGTGATTTGAAATCCGAACAACGTCAAGTATCATTGGACGAAGGCCGGGGCTTAGGAGAAGACTTCCATTGTGCTTTTACCGAGGCTAGCGCTCGTCTTGGTTACAATGTTGAGAAAGCTTTTGATTTAATGATAGGGGAGATCGAGAAGTCCCAGAATCCGTCGCAGCCCACAGGAGGAAACAAGTGTGTTGTAATGTGA
- a CDS encoding uracil phosphoribosyltransferase (armadillo/beta-Catenin/plakoglobin) — translation MADERLEAIPSPAQGVGPIYRPDGEKPTATVSKDIPYENVHVLPQTPHMIRDKRTGRADFIFYSNRIIRLLVEEGLNHLPVVEQAVTTPVGRTYLGVKFEGKICGVSIMRAGEAMEQGLRDCCRSVRIGKILIQRDEETCKPKLFYEKLPADISSRWVLLLDPMFATGGSATLAVEILKAKGVPEDRILFLNLIASPSGVADFAERFPKLRVVTAFIDQGLDEKKYIIPGLGDFGDRYYTL, via the exons ATGGCTGATGAACGATTGGAAGCGATCCCTTCTCCTGCCCAAGGAGTTGGCCCAATTTACAGACCCGATGGCGAGAAGCCAACAGCGACAGTGTCGAAAGACATACCTTATGAAAATGTCCATGTCTTGCCTCAAACACCCCA TATGATCAGAGATAAGAGAACTGGACGTGCCGATTTCATATTCTATTCCAACAGAATCATCCGTTTATTGGTGGAAGAGGGTTTAAACCACCTTCCAGTGGTTGAGCAAGCGGTGACAACTCCTGTAGGCCGTACCTATCTCGGTGTCAAGTTCGAAGGTAAAATATGCGGCGTATCCATCATGAGAGCAGGCGAGGCGATGGAGCAGGGCTTGAGAGATTGCTGTCGATCAGTTCGCATTGGGAAAATACTTATACAGAGAGATGAGGAAACATGCAAGCCGAAGCTTTTCTACGAGAAGCTCCCTGCTGATATCTCCAGTCGATGGGTTTTACTCCTTGATCCAATGTTCGCAACTG GGGGTTCGGCGACGCTCGCTGTCGAAATTCTGAAGGCGAAGGGTGTACCAGAGGACCGTATTCTATTCCTCAACCTTATCGCAAGCCCTTCAGGAGTTGCAGACTTTGCGGAACGCTTCCCTAAGCTCAGGGTCGTAACTGCTTTTATTGACCAAGGCTTGGATGAGAAAAA GTACATTATCCCTGGACTTGGTGATTTTGGTGATCGATACTATACGCTGTGA
- the rps1 gene encoding 40S ribosomal protein eS1 (40S ribosomal protein S3A), giving the protein MAVGKNKRLSKGKKGIKKRTVDPFSRKDEYSVKAPSTFQIRDVGKTLVNRTSGLKNANDSLKGRIFEVSLADLQNDEDHAFRKVKLRVDEIQGKNCLTNFHGLDFTTDKLRSLVRKWQSLIEANVTVKTTDDYLLRLFAIAFTKRRPNQIKKTTYARSSQIRAIRKKMTEIMQREAASCTLSQLTTKLIPEVIGREIEKATQGIYPLQNVHIRKVKLLKAPKFDLGALLNLHGESTTDDKGHKVEREFKEQVLESV; this is encoded by the exons ATGGCTGTTGGAAA GAACAAGCGCTTGtcgaagggcaagaagggtATCAAGAAGAGGACCGTTGATCCTTTCTCTAGGAAGGATGAGTACTCTGTGAAG GCACCGTCCACTTTCCAGATCAGAGA TGTGGGAAAGACTTTGGTGAACCGCACCAGTGGTCTCAAGAATGCGAATGACTCGCTCAAGGGCCGGATTTTCGAGGTTTCCCTTGCCGACTTGCAGAACGACGAAGACCACGCTTTCCGTAAGGTCAAGCTTCGTGTGGACGAGATCCAAGGAAAGAACTGTTTGACCAACTTCCACGGCCTCGACTTCACTACTGATAAACTGCGATCCCTGGTCCGCAAGTGGCAGTCGCTCATCGAAGCCAACGTCACCGTGAAGACGACCGACGACTACCTCCTTCGTCTGTTTGCCATCGCTTTCACCAAGAGGCGTCCCAaccagatcaagaagaccACATACGCCCGCTCCTCTCAAATCCGTGCCAttcggaagaagatgaccgAGATCATGCAACGGGAGGCCGCCAGTTGCACCCTCTCCCAACTCACCACGAAGCTTATCCCTGAGGTTATCGGCCGCGAGATTGAGAAGGCGACGCAAGGAATCTATCCTCTTCAGAAT GTCCATATCCGCAAGGTCAAGCTTCTTAAGGCCCCTAAGTTTGATTTGGGCGCTTTGCTGAACCTACATGGCGAATCTACCACCGATGACAAGGGTCACAAGGTTGAGAGGGAATTCAAGGAGCAGGTTCTTGAGAGCGTCTAG